From a region of the Bradyrhizobium sp. KBS0727 genome:
- the glmU gene encoding bifunctional UDP-N-acetylglucosamine diphosphorylase/glucosamine-1-phosphate N-acetyltransferase GlmU, which translates to MTARSSLTVVLAAGEGTRMRSALPKVLHPVASQSLLAHVLDAAPHGAGAALAVVVGPNHKAVADEVARVRPDAATFIQAERLGTAHAVLAAREAIARGADDLLVAFGDTPLISAETFARLRAPLANGAALAVLGFRAADPTGYGRLLLEGDHLVAIREHADATPEERKVTLCNAGVMAFDGRLALEIINKIGNANSKREYYLVDAVAIVRQMGLEAVVIETNEDEVRGINNKAQLAEAEAVMQARLRQAALDAGVTLIAPETVFFSADTTFGSDVTIEPFVVIGPGVSIGDGTVIHSFSHIVQSSIGKNVQIGPYARMRPGTSMGDGSKLGNFVETKAATIEAGAKVNHLSYVGDAHVGAKANLGAGTITCNYDGFAKNKTIIGAGAFIGTNTSLVAPVKIGTGAYIGSGSVITRDVPDDAMAVERSPQSIREGGATRYRELKMRGKKPKEG; encoded by the coding sequence ATGACGGCTCGTTCCAGCCTGACGGTAGTGCTTGCGGCCGGTGAGGGCACGCGCATGCGATCGGCGCTGCCGAAGGTGCTGCATCCCGTCGCCTCCCAGTCGCTGCTGGCCCATGTGCTGGATGCGGCCCCGCACGGCGCGGGGGCCGCGCTTGCGGTCGTGGTCGGGCCGAACCACAAGGCGGTCGCCGACGAGGTGGCGCGGGTCCGCCCGGATGCGGCGACCTTCATCCAGGCCGAACGGCTCGGCACCGCCCATGCAGTGCTGGCGGCGCGCGAGGCGATTGCCCGCGGCGCCGACGATTTGCTGGTGGCGTTCGGCGATACGCCTTTGATCTCGGCCGAAACCTTCGCACGGCTGCGCGCGCCGCTCGCCAACGGCGCGGCGCTCGCCGTGCTCGGCTTCCGCGCCGCCGATCCGACCGGCTATGGCCGCCTGCTGCTCGAAGGCGACCACCTGGTGGCGATCCGCGAGCATGCCGATGCTACGCCCGAGGAACGCAAGGTGACGCTGTGCAACGCCGGGGTAATGGCGTTCGACGGCCGCCTTGCGCTCGAGATCATCAACAAGATCGGCAATGCCAACAGCAAGCGCGAGTATTATCTGGTCGATGCGGTAGCCATTGTCAGGCAAATGGGATTGGAGGCCGTCGTGATCGAAACCAACGAGGATGAAGTGCGCGGGATCAACAACAAGGCCCAGCTCGCAGAGGCGGAAGCTGTGATGCAGGCGCGGCTGCGCCAGGCCGCCCTCGACGCCGGCGTGACGCTGATCGCGCCCGAGACGGTGTTTTTCTCAGCCGACACCACGTTCGGCAGCGATGTCACCATCGAGCCGTTCGTGGTGATCGGTCCCGGCGTCAGCATCGGCGACGGAACCGTGATCCATTCGTTCAGCCACATCGTACAGTCATCGATCGGCAAGAACGTGCAGATCGGCCCCTATGCGCGGATGCGGCCCGGCACTTCGATGGGCGATGGCTCCAAGCTCGGCAATTTCGTCGAGACCAAAGCCGCGACCATCGAGGCCGGCGCCAAGGTCAATCACCTGTCCTATGTCGGCGACGCCCATGTCGGCGCCAAGGCCAATCTCGGCGCCGGCACCATCACCTGCAACTATGACGGTTTTGCCAAGAACAAGACCATCATCGGTGCCGGCGCCTTCATCGGCACCAACACCTCGCTGGTCGCCCCCGTGAAGATCGGCACCGGCGCCTATATCGGCTCCGGCTCGGTGATCACCCGCGACGTGCCCGACGACGCCATGGCGGTCGAGCGCAGCCCGCAAAGCATCCGCGAAGGCGGGGCGACGCGCTATCGCGAGTTGAAGATGCGCGGCAAGAAACCGAAGGAAGGCTAG